One stretch of Pomacea canaliculata isolate SZHN2017 linkage group LG1, ASM307304v1, whole genome shotgun sequence DNA includes these proteins:
- the LOC112571287 gene encoding E3 ubiquitin-protein ligase RING2-A-like, giving the protein MANEVAHAPNKTWELSLYELHRTPQEAITDNTEIAVSPRSLHSELMCPICLDMLKSTMTTKECLHRFCQDCIITALRSGNKECPTCRKKLVSKRSLRPDPNFDALISKIYPSREEYEEHQERVLAKLNQHHNTAALRQSIEEGLRLQSLNRAQRVRKHASDGTTTPIDGEGEVDGVENENHHDDLQDESASNDTTPRKRFRPYSDDSSTENSMGETSIPENAPEATPAVSEIELVFRPHPQEVDGDVPGQTRYIKTTANATVDHLSKYLAIRLSLDAQNMENGARAGASAEDKYTIYIASQPGVLTSLNGSMPLEQVNEKYWRVNKPLEMFYRLQSRPGEPSQLKIGAGDK; this is encoded by the exons ATGGCGAACGAAGTTGCTCACGCGCCCAACAAAACCTGGGAATTGAGTCTGTATGAGCTCCACAGAACACCGCAAGAAGCTATCACCGACAATACTGAAATTGCGGTCTCTCCACGTAGTTTGCATAGCGAATTAATGTGCCCAATATGTTTGGATATGCTGAAAAGTACAATGACTACAAAGGAGTGTTTACATCGTTTCTGCCAAGACTGCATCATTACTGCTCTGAGAAGTGGCAATAAAGAGTGTCCAACTTGCAGGAAAAAACTTGTGTCTAAAAGATCACTTCGACCAGATCCAAATTTTGATGCTCTTATCTCAAAAATCTATCCAAGTCGAGAGGAATACGAGGAACACCAAGAGAGAGTACTAGCCAAGTTGAATCAACATCACAACACAGCAGCTCTGCGACAAAGCATTGAGGAAGGGCTACGCCTTCAGTCTTTAAATCGTGCGCAAAGGGTTAGGAAACATGCTTCTGATGGTACCACAACTCCAATCGATGGCGAAGGAGAGGTTGACGGTGTGGAGAACGAAAATCATCACGACGACCTTCAAGACGAATCTGCATCAAATGACACTACACCCCGAAAGAGATTTAGGCCGTATTCAGATGATTCTAGCACTGAGAACTCTATGGGAGAGACCAGCATTCCTGAGAATGCACCAGAAGCCACACCAGCAGTAAGTGAGATTGAACTTGTATTCAGGCCACATCCCCAGGAGGTCGATGGGGATGTACCAGGACAGACACGATACATCAAAACAACGGCTAATGCTACAG TTGACCATCTTTCTAAGTATCTTGCCATTCGTTTGTCTCTGGATGCTCAAAACATGGAGAACGGTGCAAGAG CTGGTGCCAGTGCAGAAGATAAATATACCATTTACATTGCTAGTCAGCCAGGTGTATTGACATCATTGAATGGCTCCATGCCATTGGAGCAGGTAAATGAAAAGTACTGGAGAGTGAATAAGCCACTTGAGATGTTTTATCGGCTGCAGTCCAGGCCTGGCGAGCCATCCCAGTTGAAGATTGGAGCTGGTGATAAGTAA
- the LOC112571488 gene encoding transcription factor E4F1-like isoform X1 translates to MEKENDSPTTDSIALLEAQGIPTDDEDDDDIHFCKKCKQVFNKIEAYLEHKVKHENFKVTYNRSSGDRRMVLPMLVKKEQPETAHSMGDKAHNRQNNVHLEDESGTGQKKRRRRKKKMSHLDVQLIAEKSTYICNKCDRKFNREASLKWHLQFEHNEDEDKDDDDDNGDDGVPDYSDDAQDENYVDKSLVTVKRPKTDDDYGSRPFTCDVCSMKFKELPVLKAHMLTHSNVRQYRCTYEGCPYAFKTKGSLTRHIRRHTGERPYSCEACGRKFAESGALTRHMRARNPCISKTDADLPRYGKKWSYVPNIPAVVGSGDGVTDEFLPVVPGDTVTLVQEGEDGEQIITQAQIISSSEDVGAFEMEMEEGEIKESEVEDTTADFENLALTQCRVCKEECVELEALRIHLRTHLADLNFRCSLCHFVAETREELQTHLQSKHLSQIKGIDANSLLPSHGTSVENSRHDITPKNEREAQIAVKQLLELAQDTGPDIQVHESLSVRAICRCPVCNRAFRGASYMRQHMKSHTGDRPHICSICPKSFTTKDALNKHLVVHTDDRNFKCGVCGKLFKRIGHVKEHLKIHNSDRPFACTFCDKAFKTHNALKVHVRTHSDVFPYECRICHRHFREKGSLQRHCRMHTGERPFHCSSLWPWICRTWHT, encoded by the exons ATGGAAAAGGAGAACGACAGTCCCACGACCGACAGTATTGCTTTGCTAGAGGCTCAAG GCATCCCTAccgatgatgaagacgacgatgatATACATTTTTGCAAAAAGTGTAAACAGGTGTTCAACAAAATCGAAGCATATCTCGAGCACAAAGTCAAGCATGAAAACTTTAAAGTTACCTACAATCGGTCTTCTGGTGACCGACGCATGGTTTTACCTATGCTGGTCAAGAAAGAGCAGCCAGAAACAGCACACAGTATGGGAGACAAGGCCCATAACCGACAAAATAATGTGCATCTTGAAGATGAGTCTGGAacaggacaaaagaaaagaaggc GGCGTAAAAAAAAGATGTCTCATTTGGATGTGCAGCTGATTGCAGAAAAAAGTACATACATCTGCAACAAATGTGATCGTAAGTTCAACAG GGAAGCATCCCTCAAGTGGCATCTACAATTTGAACACAATGAGGATGAAGATaaggatgatgacgatgataatggaGATGATGGTGTGCCAGATTATAGTGATGATGCTCAAGATGAAAATTATGTAGACAAAAGCCTTGTTACTGTTAAGCGGCCAAAGACCGATGATGACTATGGATCAAGGCCCTTTACCTGTGATGTCTGCAGCATGAAATTCAAAGAG TTGCCAGTTCTCAAAGCCCACATGCTAACCCACTCCAATGTTCGACAATACAGATGTACCTATGAGGGTTGCCCATATGCTTTCAAAACCAAGGGGTCACTGACAAGACATATAAGAAGACATACAG GAGAAAGACCATACTCCTGTGAGGCATGTGGTCGCAAATTTGCAGAGTCTGGTGCATTAACAAGGCATATGCGTGCAAG GAATCCCTGCATCTCAAAGACGGATGCAGACTTGCCACGTTATGGCAAAAAGTGGTCCTATGTACCAAACATTCCAGCAGTTGTTGGTAGTGGTGATGGAGTGACAGATGAATTTTTACCCGTGGTGCCTGGTGACACTGTGACCCTCGTGCAGGAGGGTGAGGATGGGGAGCAGATTATCACCCAAGCACAGATCATCAGCAGCAGTGAAGATGTTGGGGCTTTCGAAATGGAG ATGGAGGAAGGAGAGATTAAAGAAAGTGAAGTGGAAGACACAACTGCTGATTTTGAAAATTTGGCGTTAACACAGTGCAGG gtatgCAAGGAAGAGTGTGTAGAATTAGAAGCATTGAGGATTCACCTACGTACACACCTTGCAGACCTAAATTTTCGCTGTAGCCTCTGTCATTTTGTGGCAGAGACCAGAGAGGAGCTGCAAACCCATCTGCAGTCTAAACATCTCAGTCAAATCAAG GGAATAGATGCAAATTCATTGCTGCCGTCTCATGGAACTTCTGTTGAAAACTCAAGGCATGATATTACGCCTAAAAATGAAAG AGAGGCACAAATTGCTGTGAAGCAGTTACTGGAGCTGGCTCAAGATACAGGCCCTGATATTCAAGTGCATGAGTCATTGAGTGTCCGTGCCATTTGCCGCTGCCCTGTCTGCAATCGAGCTTTCCGTGGTGCCAGCTACATGCGCCAGCACATGAAGAGTCACACAG GTGACAGACCACACATCTGTTCCATTTGCCCCAAGAGTTTCACAACAAAAGATGCACTCAACAAACACTTGGTTGTGCACACAGATGATCGCAATTTCAAGTGTGGAGTGTGTGGCAAACTTTTCAAGCGTATTGGTCATGTCAAGGAACATCTCAAGATTCATAATTCAGACAGGCCATTTGCCTGTACATTTTGTGACAAGGCCTTCAAGACTCAT AATGCTCTCAAAGTCCATGTGAGAACCCACTCTGATGTCTTCCCATATGAGTGTCGAATATGCCACAGACATTTTCGTGAGAAAGGTTCATTGCAACGTCACTGTCGCATGCATACAGGAGAACGTCCGTTTCACTGTTCATCGCTGTGGCCGTGGATTTGCAGAACATGGCACACTTAA
- the LOC112571488 gene encoding transcription factor E4F1-like isoform X2, with protein MVLPMLVKKEQPETAHSMGDKAHNRQNNVHLEDESGTGQKKRRRRKKKMSHLDVQLIAEKSTYICNKCDRKFNREASLKWHLQFEHNEDEDKDDDDDNGDDGVPDYSDDAQDENYVDKSLVTVKRPKTDDDYGSRPFTCDVCSMKFKELPVLKAHMLTHSNVRQYRCTYEGCPYAFKTKGSLTRHIRRHTGERPYSCEACGRKFAESGALTRHMRARNPCISKTDADLPRYGKKWSYVPNIPAVVGSGDGVTDEFLPVVPGDTVTLVQEGEDGEQIITQAQIISSSEDVGAFEMEMEEGEIKESEVEDTTADFENLALTQCRVCKEECVELEALRIHLRTHLADLNFRCSLCHFVAETREELQTHLQSKHLSQIKGIDANSLLPSHGTSVENSRHDITPKNEREAQIAVKQLLELAQDTGPDIQVHESLSVRAICRCPVCNRAFRGASYMRQHMKSHTGDRPHICSICPKSFTTKDALNKHLVVHTDDRNFKCGVCGKLFKRIGHVKEHLKIHNSDRPFACTFCDKAFKTHNALKVHVRTHSDVFPYECRICHRHFREKGSLQRHCRMHTGERPFHCSSLWPWICRTWHT; from the exons ATGGTTTTACCTATGCTGGTCAAGAAAGAGCAGCCAGAAACAGCACACAGTATGGGAGACAAGGCCCATAACCGACAAAATAATGTGCATCTTGAAGATGAGTCTGGAacaggacaaaagaaaagaaggc GGCGTAAAAAAAAGATGTCTCATTTGGATGTGCAGCTGATTGCAGAAAAAAGTACATACATCTGCAACAAATGTGATCGTAAGTTCAACAG GGAAGCATCCCTCAAGTGGCATCTACAATTTGAACACAATGAGGATGAAGATaaggatgatgacgatgataatggaGATGATGGTGTGCCAGATTATAGTGATGATGCTCAAGATGAAAATTATGTAGACAAAAGCCTTGTTACTGTTAAGCGGCCAAAGACCGATGATGACTATGGATCAAGGCCCTTTACCTGTGATGTCTGCAGCATGAAATTCAAAGAG TTGCCAGTTCTCAAAGCCCACATGCTAACCCACTCCAATGTTCGACAATACAGATGTACCTATGAGGGTTGCCCATATGCTTTCAAAACCAAGGGGTCACTGACAAGACATATAAGAAGACATACAG GAGAAAGACCATACTCCTGTGAGGCATGTGGTCGCAAATTTGCAGAGTCTGGTGCATTAACAAGGCATATGCGTGCAAG GAATCCCTGCATCTCAAAGACGGATGCAGACTTGCCACGTTATGGCAAAAAGTGGTCCTATGTACCAAACATTCCAGCAGTTGTTGGTAGTGGTGATGGAGTGACAGATGAATTTTTACCCGTGGTGCCTGGTGACACTGTGACCCTCGTGCAGGAGGGTGAGGATGGGGAGCAGATTATCACCCAAGCACAGATCATCAGCAGCAGTGAAGATGTTGGGGCTTTCGAAATGGAG ATGGAGGAAGGAGAGATTAAAGAAAGTGAAGTGGAAGACACAACTGCTGATTTTGAAAATTTGGCGTTAACACAGTGCAGG gtatgCAAGGAAGAGTGTGTAGAATTAGAAGCATTGAGGATTCACCTACGTACACACCTTGCAGACCTAAATTTTCGCTGTAGCCTCTGTCATTTTGTGGCAGAGACCAGAGAGGAGCTGCAAACCCATCTGCAGTCTAAACATCTCAGTCAAATCAAG GGAATAGATGCAAATTCATTGCTGCCGTCTCATGGAACTTCTGTTGAAAACTCAAGGCATGATATTACGCCTAAAAATGAAAG AGAGGCACAAATTGCTGTGAAGCAGTTACTGGAGCTGGCTCAAGATACAGGCCCTGATATTCAAGTGCATGAGTCATTGAGTGTCCGTGCCATTTGCCGCTGCCCTGTCTGCAATCGAGCTTTCCGTGGTGCCAGCTACATGCGCCAGCACATGAAGAGTCACACAG GTGACAGACCACACATCTGTTCCATTTGCCCCAAGAGTTTCACAACAAAAGATGCACTCAACAAACACTTGGTTGTGCACACAGATGATCGCAATTTCAAGTGTGGAGTGTGTGGCAAACTTTTCAAGCGTATTGGTCATGTCAAGGAACATCTCAAGATTCATAATTCAGACAGGCCATTTGCCTGTACATTTTGTGACAAGGCCTTCAAGACTCAT AATGCTCTCAAAGTCCATGTGAGAACCCACTCTGATGTCTTCCCATATGAGTGTCGAATATGCCACAGACATTTTCGTGAGAAAGGTTCATTGCAACGTCACTGTCGCATGCATACAGGAGAACGTCCGTTTCACTGTTCATCGCTGTGGCCGTGGATTTGCAGAACATGGCACACTTAA